The Macaca nemestrina isolate mMacNem1 chromosome 12, mMacNem.hap1, whole genome shotgun sequence genome contains a region encoding:
- the LOC105469786 gene encoding insulin isoform X2, whose amino-acid sequence MALWMRLLPLLALLALWGPDPAPAFVNQHLCGSHLVEALYLVCGERGFFYTPKTRREAEDPQVGQVELGGGPGAGSLQPLALEGSLQKRGIVEQCCTSICSLYQLENYCN is encoded by the exons ATGGCCCTGTGGATGCGCCTCTTGCCCCTGCTGGCGCTGCTGGCCCTCTGGGGACCTGACCCGGCCCCGGCCTTTGTGAACCAGCACCTGTGCGGCTCCCACCTGGTGGAAGCTCTCTACCTGGTGTGCGGGGAGCGAGGCTTCTTCTACACACCCAAGACCCGCCGGGAGGCAGAGGACCCTCAGG TGGGGCAGGTGGAGCTGGGCGGGGGCCCTGGCGCAGGCAGCCTGCAGCCCTTGGCGCTGGAGGGGTCCCTGCAGAAGCGCGGCATCGTGGAGCAGTGCTGCACCAGCATCTGCTCCCTCTACCAGCTGGAGAACTACTGCAACTAG
- the LOC105469786 gene encoding insulin isoform X1, giving the protein MGSETIKPVGAQQPSTLRDRLHQKRPASRSVPRAFASGHCPSAMALWMRLLPLLALLALWGPDPAPAFVNQHLCGSHLVEALYLVCGERGFFYTPKTRREAEDPQVGQVELGGGPGAGSLQPLALEGSLQKRGIVEQCCTSICSLYQLENYCN; this is encoded by the exons ATGGGCTCTGAGACTATAAAGCCAGTGGGAGCCCAGCAGCCCTCAACCCTCCGGGACAGGCTGCATCAGAAGAGGCCAGCAAGCAGGTCTGTTCCAAGGGCCTTCGCGTCAG GTCACTGTCCTTCCGCCATGGCCCTGTGGATGCGCCTCTTGCCCCTGCTGGCGCTGCTGGCCCTCTGGGGACCTGACCCGGCCCCGGCCTTTGTGAACCAGCACCTGTGCGGCTCCCACCTGGTGGAAGCTCTCTACCTGGTGTGCGGGGAGCGAGGCTTCTTCTACACACCCAAGACCCGCCGGGAGGCAGAGGACCCTCAGG TGGGGCAGGTGGAGCTGGGCGGGGGCCCTGGCGCAGGCAGCCTGCAGCCCTTGGCGCTGGAGGGGTCCCTGCAGAAGCGCGGCATCGTGGAGCAGTGCTGCACCAGCATCTGCTCCCTCTACCAGCTGGAGAACTACTGCAACTAG
- the LOC105469782 gene encoding tyrosine 3-monooxygenase isoform X1 codes for MPTPDATTPQAKGFRRAVSELDAKQAEAIMVRGQSPRFVGRRQSLIEDARKEREAAVAAAAAAAPSEPGDPLEAVAFEEKEGKAVLNLLFSPRATKPSALSRAVKVFETFEAKIHHLETRPAQRLRVGGPHLEYFVRLEVPRGDLAALLSGVRQVSEDVRSPAEPKVPWFPRKVSELDKCHHLVTKFDPDLDLDHPGFSDQVYRQRRKLIAEIAFQYRHGDPIPRVEYTAEEIATWKEVYTTLKGLYATHACGEHLEAFALLERFSGYREDNIPQLEDVSRFLKERTGFQLRPVAGLLSARDFLASLAFRVFQCTQYIRHASSPMHSPEPDCCHELLGHVPMLADRTFAQFSQDIGLASLGASDEEIEKLSTLYWFTVEFGLCKQNGEVKAYGAGLLSSYGELLHCLSEEPEIRAFDPEAAAVQPYQDQTYQSVYFVSESFSDAKDKLRSYASRIQRPFSVKFDPYTLAIDVLDSPQAVRRSLEGVQDELDTLAHALSAIG; via the exons ATGCCCACCCCCGACGCCACCACACCACAGGCCAAGGGCTTCCGCAGGGCCGTGTCTGAGCTGGATGCCAAGCAGGCAGAGGCCATCATGGTAAGAGGGCAG TCCCCGCGGTTCGTTGGGCGACGGCAGAGCCTCATCGAGGACGCCCGCAAGGAGCGGGAGGCGGCGGtggcagcagcagctgctgcagccccCTCGGAGCCCGGGGACCCCCTGGAGGCCGTGGCCTTTGAGGAAAAGGAGGGGAAGGCCGTGCTAAACCTGCTCTTCTCCCCGAGGGCCACCAAGCCCTCAGCGCTGTCCCGAGCTGTGAAGGTATTTGAG ACGTTTGAAGCCAAAATCCACCACCTAGAGACCCGGCCTGCCCAGAGGCTGCGAGTCGGGGGCCCCCACCTGGAGTACTTTGTGCGCCTCGAGGTGCCCCGAGGGGACCTGGCCGCCCTGCTCAGTGGTGTGCGCCAGGTGTCAGAGGACGTGCGCAGCCCTGCGGAGCCCAAGG TCCCCTGGTTCCCAAGAAAAGTGTCAGAGCTGGACAAGTGTCATCACCTGGTCACCAAGTTTGACCCTGACCTGGACTTGGACCACCCG GGCTTCTCGGACCAGGTGTACCGCCAGCGCAGGAAGCTGATTGCTGAGATCGCCTTCCAGTACAGGCA CGGCGACCCGATTCCCCGTGTGGAGTACACAGCCGAGGAGATTGCCACCTG GAAGGAGGTCTACACCACGCTGAAGGGCCTCTACGCCACGCACGCTTGCGGGGAGCACCTGGAGGCCTTTGCTCTGCTGGAGCGCTTCAGCGGCTACCGGGAAGACAACATCCCCCAGCTGGAGGATGTCTCCCGCTTCCTGAAGG AGCGCACGGGCTTCCAGCTGCGGCCTGTGGCTGGCCTGCTGTCCGCCCGGGACTTCCTGGCCAGCCTGGCCTTCCGCGTGTTCCAGTGCACCCAGTATATCCGGCACGCGTCCTCGCCCATGCACTCCCCTGAGCC GGACTGCTGCCACGAGCTGCTGGGGCACGTGCCCATGCTGGCCGACCGCACCTTCGCGCAGTTCTCCCAG GACATCGGCCTGGCATCCCTGGGGGCCTcggatgaggaaattgagaagCTGTCCACG CTGTACTGGTTTACTGTGGAGTTTGGGCTGTGCAAACAGAACGGGGAGGTGAAGGCCTATGGCGCCGGGCTGCTGTCCTCCTATGGGGAGCTACTG CACTGCCTGTCTGAGGAGCCCGAGATTCGAGCCTTCGAtcctgaagcagcagctgtgcAGCCCTACCAAGACCAGACGTACCAGTCAGTCTACTTTGTGTCTGAGAGCTTCAGCGATGCCAAGGACAAGCTCAG GAGCTATGCGTCACGCATCCAGCGCCCCTTCTCCGTGAAGTTCGACCCGTACACCCTGGCCATCGACGTGCTGGACAGCCCCCAGGCCGTGCGGCGCTCCCTGGAGGGTGTCCAGGATGAGCTGGACACCCTGGCCCATGCGCTGAGTGCCATTGGCTAG
- the LOC105469782 gene encoding tyrosine 3-monooxygenase isoform X2, with product MPTPDATTPQAKGFRRAVSELDAKQAEAIMSPRFVGRRQSLIEDARKEREAAVAAAAAAAPSEPGDPLEAVAFEEKEGKAVLNLLFSPRATKPSALSRAVKVFETFEAKIHHLETRPAQRLRVGGPHLEYFVRLEVPRGDLAALLSGVRQVSEDVRSPAEPKVPWFPRKVSELDKCHHLVTKFDPDLDLDHPGFSDQVYRQRRKLIAEIAFQYRHGDPIPRVEYTAEEIATWKEVYTTLKGLYATHACGEHLEAFALLERFSGYREDNIPQLEDVSRFLKERTGFQLRPVAGLLSARDFLASLAFRVFQCTQYIRHASSPMHSPEPDCCHELLGHVPMLADRTFAQFSQDIGLASLGASDEEIEKLSTLYWFTVEFGLCKQNGEVKAYGAGLLSSYGELLHCLSEEPEIRAFDPEAAAVQPYQDQTYQSVYFVSESFSDAKDKLRSYASRIQRPFSVKFDPYTLAIDVLDSPQAVRRSLEGVQDELDTLAHALSAIG from the exons ATGCCCACCCCCGACGCCACCACACCACAGGCCAAGGGCTTCCGCAGGGCCGTGTCTGAGCTGGATGCCAAGCAGGCAGAGGCCATCATG TCCCCGCGGTTCGTTGGGCGACGGCAGAGCCTCATCGAGGACGCCCGCAAGGAGCGGGAGGCGGCGGtggcagcagcagctgctgcagccccCTCGGAGCCCGGGGACCCCCTGGAGGCCGTGGCCTTTGAGGAAAAGGAGGGGAAGGCCGTGCTAAACCTGCTCTTCTCCCCGAGGGCCACCAAGCCCTCAGCGCTGTCCCGAGCTGTGAAGGTATTTGAG ACGTTTGAAGCCAAAATCCACCACCTAGAGACCCGGCCTGCCCAGAGGCTGCGAGTCGGGGGCCCCCACCTGGAGTACTTTGTGCGCCTCGAGGTGCCCCGAGGGGACCTGGCCGCCCTGCTCAGTGGTGTGCGCCAGGTGTCAGAGGACGTGCGCAGCCCTGCGGAGCCCAAGG TCCCCTGGTTCCCAAGAAAAGTGTCAGAGCTGGACAAGTGTCATCACCTGGTCACCAAGTTTGACCCTGACCTGGACTTGGACCACCCG GGCTTCTCGGACCAGGTGTACCGCCAGCGCAGGAAGCTGATTGCTGAGATCGCCTTCCAGTACAGGCA CGGCGACCCGATTCCCCGTGTGGAGTACACAGCCGAGGAGATTGCCACCTG GAAGGAGGTCTACACCACGCTGAAGGGCCTCTACGCCACGCACGCTTGCGGGGAGCACCTGGAGGCCTTTGCTCTGCTGGAGCGCTTCAGCGGCTACCGGGAAGACAACATCCCCCAGCTGGAGGATGTCTCCCGCTTCCTGAAGG AGCGCACGGGCTTCCAGCTGCGGCCTGTGGCTGGCCTGCTGTCCGCCCGGGACTTCCTGGCCAGCCTGGCCTTCCGCGTGTTCCAGTGCACCCAGTATATCCGGCACGCGTCCTCGCCCATGCACTCCCCTGAGCC GGACTGCTGCCACGAGCTGCTGGGGCACGTGCCCATGCTGGCCGACCGCACCTTCGCGCAGTTCTCCCAG GACATCGGCCTGGCATCCCTGGGGGCCTcggatgaggaaattgagaagCTGTCCACG CTGTACTGGTTTACTGTGGAGTTTGGGCTGTGCAAACAGAACGGGGAGGTGAAGGCCTATGGCGCCGGGCTGCTGTCCTCCTATGGGGAGCTACTG CACTGCCTGTCTGAGGAGCCCGAGATTCGAGCCTTCGAtcctgaagcagcagctgtgcAGCCCTACCAAGACCAGACGTACCAGTCAGTCTACTTTGTGTCTGAGAGCTTCAGCGATGCCAAGGACAAGCTCAG GAGCTATGCGTCACGCATCCAGCGCCCCTTCTCCGTGAAGTTCGACCCGTACACCCTGGCCATCGACGTGCTGGACAGCCCCCAGGCCGTGCGGCGCTCCCTGGAGGGTGTCCAGGATGAGCTGGACACCCTGGCCCATGCGCTGAGTGCCATTGGCTAG